From Ptychodera flava strain L36383 chromosome 2, AS_Pfla_20210202, whole genome shotgun sequence, the proteins below share one genomic window:
- the LOC139148260 gene encoding perlucin-like protein codes for MQQNVCASECILLLNHYAFKRRIILLSHMLFTGSITMENCEKGDCDCMVYEVYCEQDPDDHPYQQKAAEFCSTLSVQAGGPPGRLAALRTRVIDDAIRNHITSNNMHQSPCINRYGFWIGLSDSLTEGEFIWSDGGAHCDFDYSNWASGEPNNNTKKDALGQDCVQLWFRGAHNGLWDDEYCDFRPKGIVCEIPDPHCHSLGA; via the exons ATGCAACAAAACGTGTGTGCATCAGAATGCATATTACTTCTCAACCATTATGCTTTCAAGCGTCGTATTATACTGCTATCACATATGCTCTTCACAGGCTCTATCACGATGGAAAACTGTGAAAAGGGAGATTGCGATTGTATGGTGTATGAAGTATACTGTGAACAAGACCCTGACGACCACCCATACCAACAGAAAGCAGCTGAGTTTTGCAGCACCCTTTCAGTACAGGCTGGTGGACCACCAGGTCGTCTTGCAGCGTTACGCACTCGCGTTATAGACGATGCAATCAGAAACCACATCACTAGTAATAACATGCATCAAAGCCCATGCATTAACAGATACGGATTCTGGATCGGTCTTAGTGACAGCCTGACGGAGGGTGAATTCATCTGGAGTGATGGAGGAGCTCATTGCGACTTCGACTATAGCAACTGGGCATCGGGCGAaccaaacaacaacacaaagaaAGACGCTTTGGGACAAGATTGCGTACAGCTTTG GTTCAGGGGCGCTCACAACGGTCTATGGGACGATGAATACTGCGACTTCCGACCAAAGGGCATTGTCTGTGAAATTCCAG ACCCTCATTGCCATTCCTTGGGAGCGTAG